In Musa acuminata AAA Group cultivar baxijiao chromosome BXJ3-11, Cavendish_Baxijiao_AAA, whole genome shotgun sequence, one DNA window encodes the following:
- the LOC103971503 gene encoding calreticulin-3 has protein sequence MAQRPLLAHHPLSKLKLMLLLLSLALFLQLSASEIFFEERFDDGWENRWVKSDWKRSEGKAGTFKHTAGKWPGDPDDKGIQTYTDAKHFAISAKFPEFSNKNRTLVVQYSLRFEQDIECGGGYIKLLSGYVNQKKFGGDAPYSLMFGPDICGTQTKKLHLILSYQGQNYPIKKDLECETDKLTHVYTFILRPDASFSLLVDNRERESGSMYTDWDILPPRKIKDTNAKKPKNWDDREYIEDPDDVKPEGYDSIPKEIPDPKAKKPGTWDDDDDGIWRPPKIPNPAYKGPWKRKKIKNPNYKGKWKTPWIDNPEFEDDPDLYVLKPLKYIGIEVWQVKAGSVFDNILICDDPDYAKEVAHETVLKNREIEKEAFEEAEKVRNAKEEEDAQKAREEGENRKRERGHDRHYHDRGRYKDRYKRRHHRDYLDDDYHDEL, from the exons ATGGCGCAACGGCCCCTGTTGGCTCATCATCCGCTCTCAAAGCTTAAGCtaatgctgctgctgctctccCTCGCGCTCTTTCTTCAGCTCTCGGCATCCGAGATTTTCTTTGAAGAGCGATTCGACG ATGGTTGGGAGAATCGTTGGGTAAAATCAGACTGGAAAAGGAGTGAAGGAAAAGCTGGTACTTTTAAGCATACAGCAGGAAAGTGGCCTGGTGATCCAGATGACAAAG GAATACAAACATACACAGATGCCAAGCATTTTGCAATATCTGCAAAATTTCCAGAATTTAGTAACAAGAACAGGACACTGGTGGTCCAATACTCTCTCAGGTTTGAGCAGGACATTGAATGTGGTGGAGGTTATATCAAGCTTCTTTCTGGATATGTCAATCAGAAAAAATTTGGTGGGGATGCTCCGTACAG TTTAATGTTTGGGCCTGACATCTGTGGCACACAGACGAAGAAGCTCCATCTAATCCTTTCCTACCAGGGGCAAAATTATCCTATCAAAAAAGATTTAGAATGTGAGACTGACAAGCTAACACATGTGTACACATTCATTCTTAGACCTGATGCCTCTTTTAGTCTTCTTGTTGACAACCGAGAAAGAGAATCTGGGAGCATGTATACTGACTGGGATATACTTCCACCTCGAAAGATTAAAGACACTAATGCTAAGAAG CCCAAAAACTGGGATGACAGGGAATACATTGAGGACCCAGATGATGTTAAACCAGAG GGATATGATTCAATTCCAAAAGAAATTCCTGATCCAAAGGCAAAAAAG CCTGGCACatgggatgatgatgatgatggaataTGGAGACCACCAAAAATACCAAATCCAGCTTACAAGGGACCATGGAAACGCAAG AAGATCAAGAACCCAAATTACAAAGGAAAATGGAAGACCCCATGGATTGATAATCCTG AGTTTGAAGATGACCCAGATCTCTATGTGCTGAAGCCTTTAAAATATATTGGTATTGAAGTATGGCAG GTAAAGGCTGGTTCAGTATTTGACAACATCTTGATATGTGATGATCCAGATTATGCAAAGGAGGTTGCACATGAGACTGTTCTTAAGAATAGAGAG ATCGAGAAGGAGGCCTTTGAGGAAGCAGAGAAAGTAAGGAATGCTAAAGAAGAAGAG GATGCTCAAAAGGCAAGAGAGGAAGGTGAGAATAGGAAAAGAGAGAGGGGACACGATCGACATTACCATGACAGGGGGAGATACAAGGATAGATACAAAAGG CGTCATCATAGAGATTACCTAGATGATGATTATCAT GATGAActataa
- the LOC103971504 gene encoding probable transcription factor PosF21 yields MDKDKSPASGGGGGGSGGGFPSHSSRYAPFGSSSGSFGFIGDHPSASSSSQPPPDSGQFGHATRSDAERFSYDVSRMPDFPPRNPGHRRAHSEILSLPDDISFDGDLGVVGSYDGPSLSDETEEDLVSMYMDVEKFSSGATSSGLSIGESSLPVLSPVQAPSEGENVAFGSTERPRIRHQHSQSLDGSTAIKPELLMSGGEGPSSVEAKKAMSAAKLAELALVDPKRAKRILANRQSAARSKERKMRYIAELERKVQTLQTEATTLSAQLTMLQRDTNGLTVENNELKLRLQTMEQQVHLQDALNEALREEVQRLKLATGQMLPNGGQMVNLVPSSFGANQQFYHHNQGMQSLLAAHQLQQLQIHSQHPQQLQQQPQQQQPLHSQTPQHQQQPQPHQTQQQPQQQQALHPLTLQQQRQPPAADLRLKGPLTSQNQLGEMASDEQNAHE; encoded by the exons ATGGACAAGGACAAGTCGCCAGCGTCTGGTGGAGGAGGCGGAGGTAGCGGTGGTGGTTTTCCGTCCCATTCATCCCGATACGCTCCCTTCGGCTCATCTTCGGGCAGTTTCGGCTTTATTGGCGATCATCCCtcggcctcttcttcctctcagcCACCTCCAGATTCTGGCCAATTTGGTCACGCGACGCGATCGGACGCTGAGCGGTTCAGCTATGACGTCAGTCGGATGCCGGATTTCCCTCCAAGAAATCCCGGTCACCGCCGAGCACACTCGGAAATACTTAGCCTCCCAGATGATATCAGCTTCGACGGTGACCTCGGTGTCGTGGGATCCTATGATGGGCCTTCGCTGTCTGATGAGACCGAGGAGGACCTCGTCTCCATGTACATGGATGTGGAGAAGTTCAGTTCCGGTGCTACCTCTTCTGGTCTGTCCATTGGTGAGTCTTCACTGCCCGTGCTCTCTCCTGTTCAGGCTCCCTCTGAGGGTGAGAATGTGGCCTTTGGCTCTACTGAGAGACCGAGGATAAGGCACCAGCATAGCCAATCTCTGGATGGTTCTACTGCAATCAAGCCAGAGCTCCTGATGTCTGGTGGTGAAGGGCCGTCATCCGTGGAGGCGAAGAAGGCTATGTCCGCGGCAAAACTTGCTGAACTGGCTCTTGTCGATCCAAAGCGTGCAAAGAG GATTTTGGCAAACAGACAGTCAGCTGCAAGATCTAAAGAAAGGAAGATGAGATACATTGCAGAGCTTGAGAGGAAGGTGCAGACTCTCCAAACTGAAGCAACAACATTGTCTGCTCAATTGACAATGCTACAG AGAGACACCAATGGCCTAACCGTGGAAAATAATGAACTAAAACTGCGATTGCAAACCATGGAGCAGCAGGTTCACTTGCAGGATG CACTGAATGAAGCACTAAGAGAAGAGGTTCAGCGCCTGAAGTTGGCTACAGGCCAGATGTTGCCGAATGGCGGACAGATGGTGAACCTTGTTCCTTCTTCTTTCGGAGCAAATCAACAATTTTACCATCACAATCAAGGGATGCAGTCTCTCCTGGCAGCCCACCAACTTCAGCAACTCCAGATACATTCCCAGCATCCACAACAGCTTCAGCAGCAACCACAACAGCAGCAGCCGCTGCATTCACAAACTCCGCAGCACCAGCAACAGCCGCAGCCTCATCAGACTCAGCAGCAACCACAACAGCAGCAGGCGCTGCATCCACTAACTCTGCAGCAGCAGCGACAGCCACCGGCTGCAGACCTGAGACTGAAGGGACCTTTGACTTCTCAGAACCAACTCGGGGAGATGGCATCAGACGAACAAAACGCTCATGAGTAG